The following proteins are encoded in a genomic region of Fusarium oxysporum f. sp. lycopersici 4287 chromosome 1, whole genome shotgun sequence:
- a CDS encoding glucose-6-phosphate 1-dehydrogenase, whose translation MDPCMELKQNTTIVVLGASGDLAKKKTYPALFGLYRNQFLPKDVKIVGYARTKMDHDEYIRRIKSYIKTPTKETEQQLEEFAGLCTYVSGQYDKDESFQGLEQHLQEVEQGRPENHRLFYMALPPSVFTIVSQHLKKICYPKNGVARVIVEKPFGKDLASSRELQKSLEPDWNEQELFRIDHYLGKEMVKNILILRFGNSFLGATWNRHHIDNVQITFKEPFGTEGRGGYFDEFGIVRDVMQNHLLQVLTLLAMERPISFNAEDIRDEKVRVLRAIPAIEPKNVIIGQYGKSLDGSKPAYREDDTVPKDSRCPTFCALVAYIKNERWDGVPFIMKAGKALNEQKTEIRIQFKDVTSGIFKDIPRNELVMRIQPNESVYIKMNSKLPGLSMQTVVTELDLTYRRRFSDLKIPEAYESLVLDCLKGDQSNFVRDDELDASWRIFTPLLHYLDDNKEIIPMEYPYGSRGPAVLDDFTSSYGYKFSDAAGYQWPTTNAAAPNKF comes from the exons ATGGATCC ATGCATGGAGCTCAAGCAGAACACGACAATCGTCGTGCTCGGCGCTTCTGGTGATCTGGCGAAAAAGAAGACG TACCCTGCGCTTTTCGGTCTT TATCGAAACCAGTTCCTGCCCaaggatgtcaagattgTCGGATATGCCCGCACCAAGATGGACCACGATGAATACATTCGACGCATCAAGTCATACATAAAGACGCCCACAAAGGAGACTGAGCAGCAACTCGAGGAGTTCGCCGGGCTTTGCACCTACGTCTCGGGTCAGTACGACAAGGATGAGTCTTTCCAGGGTTTGGAGCAGCACCTCCAGGAGGTTGAGCAGGGCCGCCCCGAGAACCACCGTCTTTTCTACATGGCGCTGCCCCCCAGTGTCTTCACCATTGTTTCACAGCACCTGAAGAAGATTTGCTACCCCAAGAATGGTGTCGCGCGTGTGATT GTCGAGAAGCCCTTCGGCAAGGACCTTGCCAGCTCCCGAGAGCTTCAAAAGTCACTCGAGCCTGATTGGAACGAGCAGGAACTGTTCCGAATTGACCACTACCTGGGCAAGGAGATGGTCAAGAACATTCTGATTCTTAGATTTGGCAACTCTTTCCTCGGCGCCACGTGGAACCGACACCACATCGACAACGTCCAGATCACCTTCAAGGAGCCCTTTGGTACCGAGGGTCGCGGGGGCTACTTTGACGAGTTCGGTATCGTTCGTGATGTCATGCAGAACCATCTCCTCCAGGTCCTTACTCTCTTGGCTATGGAGAGGCCCATCTCTTTCAACGCCGAGGATATCCGCGATGAGAAGGTTCGCGTTCTCCGTGCCATTCCAGCCATTGAGCCCAAGAACGTCATCATTGGTCAGTACGGTAAGTCTCTTGACGGTAGTAAGCCCGCCTACCGTGAGGACGACACTGTCCCCAAGGACTCGAGATGCCCTACTTTCTGTGCACTCGTTGCTTACATCAAGAACGAGCGCTGGGATGGCGTACCTTTCATTATGAAGGCCGGAAAGGCTCTCAATGAGCAGAAGACCGAGATTCGAATCCAGTTCAAGGACGTCACATCGGGTATCTTTAAGGACATTCCCCGAAACGAGCTTGTTATGCGCATTCAGCCCAATGAGAGTGTCTATATCAAGATGAACTCTAAGCTGCCTGGTCTCAGCATGCAAACTGTTGTTACCGAGCTGGATCTCACCTATCGACGACGATTCTCCGACCTCAAAATCCCTGAGGCATACGAGTCGCTTGTCCTCGACTGCTTGAAGGGCGACCAGTCCAACTTTGTCCGTGACGACGAGCTCGACGCCAGCTGGCGCATCTTCACCCCTCTTCTCCACTACCTTGATGACAACAAGGAGATTATTCCCATGGAGTACCCTTACG GTTCTCGTGGTCCTGCTGTTCTGGACGACTTCACCTCCTCCTACGGTTACAAGTTCAGCGACGCTGCTGGCTACCAGTGGCCAACAAccaatgctgctgctcctaACAAGTT CTAA
- a CDS encoding glucose-6-phosphate 1-dehydrogenase, producing the protein MDHDEYIRRIKSYIKTPTKETEQQLEEFAGLCTYVSGQYDKDESFQGLEQHLQEVEQGRPENHRLFYMALPPSVFTIVSQHLKKICYPKNGVARVIVEKPFGKDLASSRELQKSLEPDWNEQELFRIDHYLGKEMVKNILILRFGNSFLGATWNRHHIDNVQITFKEPFGTEGRGGYFDEFGIVRDVMQNHLLQVLTLLAMERPISFNAEDIRDEKVRVLRAIPAIEPKNVIIGQYGKSLDGSKPAYREDDTVPKDSRCPTFCALVAYIKNERWDGVPFIMKAGKALNEQKTEIRIQFKDVTSGIFKDIPRNELVMRIQPNESVYIKMNSKLPGLSMQTVVTELDLTYRRRFSDLKIPEAYESLVLDCLKGDQSNFVRDDELDASWRIFTPLLHYLDDNKEIIPMEYPYGSRGPAVLDDFTSSYGYKFSDAAGYQWPTTNAAAPNKF; encoded by the exons ATGGACCACGATGAATACATTCGACGCATCAAGTCATACATAAAGACGCCCACAAAGGAGACTGAGCAGCAACTCGAGGAGTTCGCCGGGCTTTGCACCTACGTCTCGGGTCAGTACGACAAGGATGAGTCTTTCCAGGGTTTGGAGCAGCACCTCCAGGAGGTTGAGCAGGGCCGCCCCGAGAACCACCGTCTTTTCTACATGGCGCTGCCCCCCAGTGTCTTCACCATTGTTTCACAGCACCTGAAGAAGATTTGCTACCCCAAGAATGGTGTCGCGCGTGTGATT GTCGAGAAGCCCTTCGGCAAGGACCTTGCCAGCTCCCGAGAGCTTCAAAAGTCACTCGAGCCTGATTGGAACGAGCAGGAACTGTTCCGAATTGACCACTACCTGGGCAAGGAGATGGTCAAGAACATTCTGATTCTTAGATTTGGCAACTCTTTCCTCGGCGCCACGTGGAACCGACACCACATCGACAACGTCCAGATCACCTTCAAGGAGCCCTTTGGTACCGAGGGTCGCGGGGGCTACTTTGACGAGTTCGGTATCGTTCGTGATGTCATGCAGAACCATCTCCTCCAGGTCCTTACTCTCTTGGCTATGGAGAGGCCCATCTCTTTCAACGCCGAGGATATCCGCGATGAGAAGGTTCGCGTTCTCCGTGCCATTCCAGCCATTGAGCCCAAGAACGTCATCATTGGTCAGTACGGTAAGTCTCTTGACGGTAGTAAGCCCGCCTACCGTGAGGACGACACTGTCCCCAAGGACTCGAGATGCCCTACTTTCTGTGCACTCGTTGCTTACATCAAGAACGAGCGCTGGGATGGCGTACCTTTCATTATGAAGGCCGGAAAGGCTCTCAATGAGCAGAAGACCGAGATTCGAATCCAGTTCAAGGACGTCACATCGGGTATCTTTAAGGACATTCCCCGAAACGAGCTTGTTATGCGCATTCAGCCCAATGAGAGTGTCTATATCAAGATGAACTCTAAGCTGCCTGGTCTCAGCATGCAAACTGTTGTTACCGAGCTGGATCTCACCTATCGACGACGATTCTCCGACCTCAAAATCCCTGAGGCATACGAGTCGCTTGTCCTCGACTGCTTGAAGGGCGACCAGTCCAACTTTGTCCGTGACGACGAGCTCGACGCCAGCTGGCGCATCTTCACCCCTCTTCTCCACTACCTTGATGACAACAAGGAGATTATTCCCATGGAGTACCCTTACG GTTCTCGTGGTCCTGCTGTTCTGGACGACTTCACCTCCTCCTACGGTTACAAGTTCAGCGACGCTGCTGGCTACCAGTGGCCAACAAccaatgctgctgctcctaACAAGTT CTAA
- a CDS encoding glucose-6-phosphate 1-dehydrogenase — protein MDPCMELKQNTTIVVLGASGDLAKKKTYPALFGLYRNQFLPKDVKIVGYARTKMDHDEYIRRIKSYIKTPTKETEQQLEEFAGLCTYVSGQYDKDESFQGLEQHLQEVEQGRPENHRLFYMALPPSVFTIVSQHLKKICYPKNGVARVIVEKPFGKDLASSRELQKSLEPDWNEQELFRIDHYLGKEMVKNILILRFGNSFLGATWNRHHIDNVQITFKEPFGTEGRGGYFDEFGIVRDVMQNHLLQVLTLLAMERPISFNAEDIRDEKVRVLRAIPAIEPKNVIIGQYGKSLDGSKPAYREDDTVPKDSRCPTFCALVAYIKNERWDGVPFIMKAGKALNEQKTEIRIQFKDVTSGIFKDIPRNELVMRIQPNESVYIKMNSKLPGLSMQTVVTELDLTYRRRFSDLKIPEAYESLVLDCLKGDQSNFVRDDELDASWRIFTPLLHYLDDNKEIIPMEYPYGSRGPAVLDDFTSSYGYKFSDAAGYQWPTTNAAAPNKL, from the exons ATGGATCC ATGCATGGAGCTCAAGCAGAACACGACAATCGTCGTGCTCGGCGCTTCTGGTGATCTGGCGAAAAAGAAGACG TACCCTGCGCTTTTCGGTCTT TATCGAAACCAGTTCCTGCCCaaggatgtcaagattgTCGGATATGCCCGCACCAAGATGGACCACGATGAATACATTCGACGCATCAAGTCATACATAAAGACGCCCACAAAGGAGACTGAGCAGCAACTCGAGGAGTTCGCCGGGCTTTGCACCTACGTCTCGGGTCAGTACGACAAGGATGAGTCTTTCCAGGGTTTGGAGCAGCACCTCCAGGAGGTTGAGCAGGGCCGCCCCGAGAACCACCGTCTTTTCTACATGGCGCTGCCCCCCAGTGTCTTCACCATTGTTTCACAGCACCTGAAGAAGATTTGCTACCCCAAGAATGGTGTCGCGCGTGTGATT GTCGAGAAGCCCTTCGGCAAGGACCTTGCCAGCTCCCGAGAGCTTCAAAAGTCACTCGAGCCTGATTGGAACGAGCAGGAACTGTTCCGAATTGACCACTACCTGGGCAAGGAGATGGTCAAGAACATTCTGATTCTTAGATTTGGCAACTCTTTCCTCGGCGCCACGTGGAACCGACACCACATCGACAACGTCCAGATCACCTTCAAGGAGCCCTTTGGTACCGAGGGTCGCGGGGGCTACTTTGACGAGTTCGGTATCGTTCGTGATGTCATGCAGAACCATCTCCTCCAGGTCCTTACTCTCTTGGCTATGGAGAGGCCCATCTCTTTCAACGCCGAGGATATCCGCGATGAGAAGGTTCGCGTTCTCCGTGCCATTCCAGCCATTGAGCCCAAGAACGTCATCATTGGTCAGTACGGTAAGTCTCTTGACGGTAGTAAGCCCGCCTACCGTGAGGACGACACTGTCCCCAAGGACTCGAGATGCCCTACTTTCTGTGCACTCGTTGCTTACATCAAGAACGAGCGCTGGGATGGCGTACCTTTCATTATGAAGGCCGGAAAGGCTCTCAATGAGCAGAAGACCGAGATTCGAATCCAGTTCAAGGACGTCACATCGGGTATCTTTAAGGACATTCCCCGAAACGAGCTTGTTATGCGCATTCAGCCCAATGAGAGTGTCTATATCAAGATGAACTCTAAGCTGCCTGGTCTCAGCATGCAAACTGTTGTTACCGAGCTGGATCTCACCTATCGACGACGATTCTCCGACCTCAAAATCCCTGAGGCATACGAGTCGCTTGTCCTCGACTGCTTGAAGGGCGACCAGTCCAACTTTGTCCGTGACGACGAGCTCGACGCCAGCTGGCGCATCTTCACCCCTCTTCTCCACTACCTTGATGACAACAAGGAGATTATTCCCATGGAGTACCCTTACG GTTCTCGTGGTCCTGCTGTTCTGGACGACTTCACCTCCTCCTACGGTTACAAGTTCAGCGACGCTGCTGGCTACCAGTGGCCAACAAccaatgctgctgctcctaACAAGTTGTAA
- a CDS encoding 60S ribosomal protein L33-A encodes MPSEAGHRLYVKGRHLSYQRSRHTTRPATSLIKIEGVDDTNAANFYLGKKVAFVYRGQKEIRGTKIRVIWGKVTRPHGNSGVVRAKFTSPLPTKSFGASVRVMLYPSSI; translated from the exons ATGCCTTCAGAAGCCGGTCACCGAC TATACGTCAA GGGACGTCACCTGAGCTACCAGCGCTCTCGTCACACCACCCGCCCTGCTACCAGCCTGATCAAGATTGAGGGTGTTGATGACACCAACGCCGCCAA CTTCTATCTCGGCAAGAAGGTTGCTTTCGTCTACCGGGGCCAGAAGGAGATCCGCGGCACCAAGATCCGCGTGATCTGGGGCAAGGTCACCCGACCACACG GAAACTCCGGCGTCGTCCGCGCCAAGTTCACCTCCCCCCTTCCCACCAAGTCTTTCGGTGCTTCCGTTCGTGTCATGTTGTACCCTTCGTCGATATAA
- a CDS encoding glucose-6-phosphate 1-dehydrogenase — protein sequence MELKQNTTIVVLGASGDLAKKKTYPALFGLYRNQFLPKDVKIVGYARTKMDHDEYIRRIKSYIKTPTKETEQQLEEFAGLCTYVSGQYDKDESFQGLEQHLQEVEQGRPENHRLFYMALPPSVFTIVSQHLKKICYPKNGVARVIVEKPFGKDLASSRELQKSLEPDWNEQELFRIDHYLGKEMVKNILILRFGNSFLGATWNRHHIDNVQITFKEPFGTEGRGGYFDEFGIVRDVMQNHLLQVLTLLAMERPISFNAEDIRDEKVRVLRAIPAIEPKNVIIGQYGKSLDGSKPAYREDDTVPKDSRCPTFCALVAYIKNERWDGVPFIMKAGKALNEQKTEIRIQFKDVTSGIFKDIPRNELVMRIQPNESVYIKMNSKLPGLSMQTVVTELDLTYRRRFSDLKIPEAYESLVLDCLKGDQSNFVRDDELDASWRIFTPLLHYLDDNKEIIPMEYPYGSRGPAVLDDFTSSYGYKFSDAAGYQWPTTNAAAPNKF from the exons ATGGAGCTCAAGCAGAACACGACAATCGTCGTGCTCGGCGCTTCTGGTGATCTGGCGAAAAAGAAGACG TACCCTGCGCTTTTCGGTCTT TATCGAAACCAGTTCCTGCCCaaggatgtcaagattgTCGGATATGCCCGCACCAAGATGGACCACGATGAATACATTCGACGCATCAAGTCATACATAAAGACGCCCACAAAGGAGACTGAGCAGCAACTCGAGGAGTTCGCCGGGCTTTGCACCTACGTCTCGGGTCAGTACGACAAGGATGAGTCTTTCCAGGGTTTGGAGCAGCACCTCCAGGAGGTTGAGCAGGGCCGCCCCGAGAACCACCGTCTTTTCTACATGGCGCTGCCCCCCAGTGTCTTCACCATTGTTTCACAGCACCTGAAGAAGATTTGCTACCCCAAGAATGGTGTCGCGCGTGTGATT GTCGAGAAGCCCTTCGGCAAGGACCTTGCCAGCTCCCGAGAGCTTCAAAAGTCACTCGAGCCTGATTGGAACGAGCAGGAACTGTTCCGAATTGACCACTACCTGGGCAAGGAGATGGTCAAGAACATTCTGATTCTTAGATTTGGCAACTCTTTCCTCGGCGCCACGTGGAACCGACACCACATCGACAACGTCCAGATCACCTTCAAGGAGCCCTTTGGTACCGAGGGTCGCGGGGGCTACTTTGACGAGTTCGGTATCGTTCGTGATGTCATGCAGAACCATCTCCTCCAGGTCCTTACTCTCTTGGCTATGGAGAGGCCCATCTCTTTCAACGCCGAGGATATCCGCGATGAGAAGGTTCGCGTTCTCCGTGCCATTCCAGCCATTGAGCCCAAGAACGTCATCATTGGTCAGTACGGTAAGTCTCTTGACGGTAGTAAGCCCGCCTACCGTGAGGACGACACTGTCCCCAAGGACTCGAGATGCCCTACTTTCTGTGCACTCGTTGCTTACATCAAGAACGAGCGCTGGGATGGCGTACCTTTCATTATGAAGGCCGGAAAGGCTCTCAATGAGCAGAAGACCGAGATTCGAATCCAGTTCAAGGACGTCACATCGGGTATCTTTAAGGACATTCCCCGAAACGAGCTTGTTATGCGCATTCAGCCCAATGAGAGTGTCTATATCAAGATGAACTCTAAGCTGCCTGGTCTCAGCATGCAAACTGTTGTTACCGAGCTGGATCTCACCTATCGACGACGATTCTCCGACCTCAAAATCCCTGAGGCATACGAGTCGCTTGTCCTCGACTGCTTGAAGGGCGACCAGTCCAACTTTGTCCGTGACGACGAGCTCGACGCCAGCTGGCGCATCTTCACCCCTCTTCTCCACTACCTTGATGACAACAAGGAGATTATTCCCATGGAGTACCCTTACG GTTCTCGTGGTCCTGCTGTTCTGGACGACTTCACCTCCTCCTACGGTTACAAGTTCAGCGACGCTGCTGGCTACCAGTGGCCAACAAccaatgctgctgctcctaACAAGTT CTAA
- a CDS encoding glucose-6-phosphate 1-dehydrogenase yields the protein MDHDEYIRRIKSYIKTPTKETEQQLEEFAGLCTYVSGQYDKDESFQGLEQHLQEVEQGRPENHRLFYMALPPSVFTIVSQHLKKICYPKNGVARVIVEKPFGKDLASSRELQKSLEPDWNEQELFRIDHYLGKEMVKNILILRFGNSFLGATWNRHHIDNVQITFKEPFGTEGRGGYFDEFGIVRDVMQNHLLQVLTLLAMERPISFNAEDIRDEKVRVLRAIPAIEPKNVIIGQYGKSLDGSKPAYREDDTVPKDSRCPTFCALVAYIKNERWDGVPFIMKAGKALNEQKTEIRIQFKDVTSGIFKDIPRNELVMRIQPNESVYIKMNSKLPGLSMQTVVTELDLTYRRRFSDLKIPEAYESLVLDCLKGDQSNFVRDDELDASWRIFTPLLHYLDDNKEIIPMEYPYGSRGPAVLDDFTSSYGYKFSDAAGYQWPTTNAAAPNKL from the exons ATGGACCACGATGAATACATTCGACGCATCAAGTCATACATAAAGACGCCCACAAAGGAGACTGAGCAGCAACTCGAGGAGTTCGCCGGGCTTTGCACCTACGTCTCGGGTCAGTACGACAAGGATGAGTCTTTCCAGGGTTTGGAGCAGCACCTCCAGGAGGTTGAGCAGGGCCGCCCCGAGAACCACCGTCTTTTCTACATGGCGCTGCCCCCCAGTGTCTTCACCATTGTTTCACAGCACCTGAAGAAGATTTGCTACCCCAAGAATGGTGTCGCGCGTGTGATT GTCGAGAAGCCCTTCGGCAAGGACCTTGCCAGCTCCCGAGAGCTTCAAAAGTCACTCGAGCCTGATTGGAACGAGCAGGAACTGTTCCGAATTGACCACTACCTGGGCAAGGAGATGGTCAAGAACATTCTGATTCTTAGATTTGGCAACTCTTTCCTCGGCGCCACGTGGAACCGACACCACATCGACAACGTCCAGATCACCTTCAAGGAGCCCTTTGGTACCGAGGGTCGCGGGGGCTACTTTGACGAGTTCGGTATCGTTCGTGATGTCATGCAGAACCATCTCCTCCAGGTCCTTACTCTCTTGGCTATGGAGAGGCCCATCTCTTTCAACGCCGAGGATATCCGCGATGAGAAGGTTCGCGTTCTCCGTGCCATTCCAGCCATTGAGCCCAAGAACGTCATCATTGGTCAGTACGGTAAGTCTCTTGACGGTAGTAAGCCCGCCTACCGTGAGGACGACACTGTCCCCAAGGACTCGAGATGCCCTACTTTCTGTGCACTCGTTGCTTACATCAAGAACGAGCGCTGGGATGGCGTACCTTTCATTATGAAGGCCGGAAAGGCTCTCAATGAGCAGAAGACCGAGATTCGAATCCAGTTCAAGGACGTCACATCGGGTATCTTTAAGGACATTCCCCGAAACGAGCTTGTTATGCGCATTCAGCCCAATGAGAGTGTCTATATCAAGATGAACTCTAAGCTGCCTGGTCTCAGCATGCAAACTGTTGTTACCGAGCTGGATCTCACCTATCGACGACGATTCTCCGACCTCAAAATCCCTGAGGCATACGAGTCGCTTGTCCTCGACTGCTTGAAGGGCGACCAGTCCAACTTTGTCCGTGACGACGAGCTCGACGCCAGCTGGCGCATCTTCACCCCTCTTCTCCACTACCTTGATGACAACAAGGAGATTATTCCCATGGAGTACCCTTACG GTTCTCGTGGTCCTGCTGTTCTGGACGACTTCACCTCCTCCTACGGTTACAAGTTCAGCGACGCTGCTGGCTACCAGTGGCCAACAAccaatgctgctgctcctaACAAGTTGTAA